The genomic stretch GCTCTCCAGCATCTGCGTGGCGGTAATGACGGGTTTGCCAGCGTCCCGGCACATGGCAATGATCCTTTTCTGGATGGTCGGCACCTGTTCGGGGCGCATTTCCACGCCCAGGTCACCCCGCGCGACCATGATGCCGTCGACTTCCTTGAGGATGTTCTCGAAGCGTTCCACCGCCTGCGGCTTCTCGATTTTGGCCATGAGTTTCGCCTTGCTGCCGAAGCGCGCCAGGTAATGCCGGGCGAGCAGCAGGTCGTCGCGGGAACGCACGAACGACAGGGCCACCCAGTCCACACCGATCTCTGCACCGAATTCCATGTCAGAAACATCTTTTTCCGACAGGGCAGGGACGCTCAGATCGGCCTGGGGCACGTTGATGCCCTTGTTGTTCTTCAGCAAGCCGCCGATCACGACGGTGGTCATGACGTCGTTGCCGCGCACGCCGTCGACTTTCAGGGACATGTTCCCGTCGTCGAGCAGCAGGGTCATGCCGGGCGTCACGTCCTGCGCGAGGCCCTTGTATGTGCTGGACACGCGGGTGGCGTCGCCTTCCACGTCGTCCATGGTGATGGTGAACTTATCGCCGGGCGCGAGGGTCACGCTGCCTTCCGGGAAGCGGCCCACGCGGATCTTCGGCCCTTGCAAGTCCTGCAAAATACCGATGGTCACGCCTTTTTGCGCGGCAATTTCGCGCACCATCTGCAGGGTCTGGCGGTGGTCTTCCTTGTCGCCGTGGCTGAAGTTCATACGAACCACGTTCATGCCCGCGTCGATCATGCGGCGAAGCGTTTCCGGGTCGCGGCTGGCCGGGCCAATCGTGGCGACAATCTTTGTAGAACGGTCAAAATGCTTCATTCAAACTCCGTGTGGAATCCCCACTTGGAAACACTTCCAAATCCCCCCAAAAAGGGAGCTATGGGCTACTGCGGCTCACCCGCCCTGGCCCATAGCTTAAACGCTTTTCAGCGCAGTGCTTTGCGCCCTGGGTACACCGCCCGGTCACCCAGCTGGTCTTCGATGCGCAGCAGCTGGTTGTATTTGGCGATGCGGTCACTGCGGCTGGCGCTGCCCGTCTTGATCTGCCCGGCGTTCGTCGCCACCGCCAGGTCTGCAATGAAAGCGTCCTCGCTCTCGCCGCTGCGGTGGCTGATAACCGTGCCGTAGTGGTGACGCTTGGCCAGCTCGATGGCGTCCATGCTCTCGGTCAGGCTGCCGATCTGGTTGACTTTTACCAGAATGGCGTTGCCCACCCTGCGGTCGATGCCCTGCTGGAGCCGCTCGGGGTTCGTGACGAACAGGTCATCCCCGACCAGTTGCACCTTGTCGCCAATACGGGCAGTCAGCTCTGCCCAGCCGTCCCAGTCGTCTTCCGCCAGCCCGTCCTCAATGCTGACAATCGGGTAACGGCTGGCCCAGTCCGCCCAGAAGTCGATCATTTCAGCTGTGGTCAG from Deinococcus fonticola encodes the following:
- the pyk gene encoding pyruvate kinase — protein: MKHFDRSTKIVATIGPASRDPETLRRMIDAGMNVVRMNFSHGDKEDHRQTLQMVREIAAQKGVTIGILQDLQGPKIRVGRFPEGSVTLAPGDKFTITMDDVEGDATRVSSTYKGLAQDVTPGMTLLLDDGNMSLKVDGVRGNDVMTTVVIGGLLKNNKGINVPQADLSVPALSEKDVSDMEFGAEIGVDWVALSFVRSRDDLLLARHYLARFGSKAKLMAKIEKPQAVERFENILKEVDGIMVARGDLGVEMRPEQVPTIQKRIIAMCRDAGKPVITATQMLESMISLPRPTRAEASDVANAIYDGTDAVMLSAESASGLYPVESVAMMDRIAREAESSELYRQMQQKLKIDTELAQDSIAFAAQEIAAKLGTPAIVAFTSTGGAATRIAKYRPPVAILALTPNEVTRNQLALSWGVVPMLSEDPQDTDDMVRIANDDLKRSGLADTGDRYVITAGVPFGVRGTTNMLRVERLRDEGMSDRW